GTCCTGCTTCAGTAATGGAAATATATGATGCACTTGGAGTTAATTCATGCACAGTTTTGATACAATATTAATGGTAACAACTTACACCTCTGTAGCATTAATATCCTGAGATACTTCACTGGATTGTGATCAAATAAATGTGATATTGAGTTGCATAAGGGAGATGGTGTTATGGTGATAATATCACTGTGCTCGCAATCTAACAGCTCAGGCTAATACTgcagggacaagggttcaaatcccaccagggcacggcagcatggtggcacagtggttagcaatgctgcctcacggcgccgaggtcccaggttcaatcccagctcggggtcactgtccgtgtggagttcattctccccgtgtttgtgtgggttttgtccccgcaacccaaaaaagatgtgcagggtaggtggattggccacgctaaattgccctatattagaaaaaatgaattgggtactctaaattcttttttttattttaattttaaatcccACCAGGGCGACTGACATTCAACCAATAAAATCTGGTATAACACTCAGTTCAGTATTGGTGACCGCGAGGTtcctattgtaaaaacccatctggttcgctcatgTCCTCAATGGCTTACATGTGAgttttaactgccctctgcaggGTCTggcagttccagggcaattagggattggcaacaaatgctggcctcgccagtggcgtctatatctcatgaaagaataaagaaaatattAGGCTAGGTGACCAAATGATTGGTCAacaaggtaggttttaagaagcatcttgaagtagggaagggtgggggggtggactTTAGGTCGAAAATTTCAAAGCTTGGTAATAATGAAATATGGGAGTAATCCATTCTCAGTTTCCTACCCTCCATCTAGGTGTGCGAAACTACTGCTGAAATATCGCGCAGATGTCAACCAGTTGACTGAGGAGAATCAAGAGAGCCCCTTGCATATAGTGGCCAGACGGGGTCTTCACAATCACATCCACCTCTATCTCAGATACGGAGCCTCTGTGAACATCCTGAACGTCCACCAGGAGTCACCGCTGGGCTGTGCCTGTGCGAGCGCATGGCAGCTGGAGGACCAGGAAGGCTATCTCCAAGTGTGCAAGGTCCTTATCACGCACGGCGCCAACGTGAACTCTGTAGACAACGAGAAGCGGAGTCCACTGCACAAAGCTTCCAGGAATGCCAGCCTCCAGCTGGTCCAACTGCTTTTGAGGCACAACGCAGACGTCAACGCCATTGACTACAACGGGTGCTCTCCTCTCGCCAACGTGATCCAGACTGCGCCTTTCAAAGAAAAACTTAAACCTCAATGCACCGTCCAAACCTTACTCAACCATGGGTCCCGCAGAGTGTGGCCAGCTGCCTTTCCCAAGGTAACAGTCGGTGCCATGTGCACCTGAGGCCCACAAAATGGAGCCTACACAGAGATGGGCGGCCATGATATAGAAATCTAAATTAGGTGGAGCACAATGGCTAATTTGGTCTATCAAATGCTTGTCCCATAACTGTCCCATCATGGCATCTTCACTGCAACAATTTAAATTTATAAAGCGCCTTTactgtagtaaaatgtcccaaagtgctttacaggtaAGACAGTGAACAGAATTTGTCACCAAACTgcatgaggagatattaggtcaggtgaccaagcGCATGGACAAAGAGGTAGATCTTAAGGAGCGCCTTAAGGGAGGAAAGCTAGTTAGAAAGACAGAGAGGTTAAGGGTGGAATTCCATAGCTAAGGGCccaggcatttgaaggcatggccaccaatggtggagcaattacaaTGGGGGATGCTtaaaaggccagaattagaggaacgcAGGTACCTTGGAGGATTACAGGTTTGGaaaagattacacagatagggaagaGCAAAGCCTTGAGGCATTTGAAAACAAGGAAGAGAATGTTAAAATTGAGGTGTAACCAGGCCAAGAAGTCAATGTAGTTCAGCATACACAGAGGTGATGGATCACAGGAACTTGGTGAGAGTTAGGTGCAGACACTAGTACAATTACTTTCAATGTATTTGTCTCTATTATCTTGCATTTTAGATTAATCAAAACATGATTCACTCGTTGATGTCTTCTCCGTATCTCAAACTTTACTTTTCACCAACTAGCTAGATACATTGGCCCAGTTATCAGCAGTCTGCATGGGAAGGCCTCCATTTGAAGAGGTTGTGGTGTTTGGCTTAGTAGACTACCATGTTATTGTACTGAAAGCCTGCTCTCTCAGGGCTGACACTCTCCGACTCAAATGCCCTTTAAAAGGAACCCACTGATACCAGCTCCCGCCTCCAGATTGTGCCCATCGTACGCAATTGGATGAATAGAGCAGAGATGGCTGAATAATTGGTTACCTCCCCAAAAATGCTGAAGCACGTCACACTCCGACACCAGTGTCGTCAGGCCCAGAAATAGTCCCAAAGCCAGGAACTGGGTGATCTCGTTGAAATCTTGTTCTGTGTGTGCATACTAAGGGAAAGGAAGACCTGCATTTCGAAAGCACCACCTCAGGACATCAAATAtggacttttgaaatgtagtcactgttgtaatttaggaagcgcagcaatcaatttgtgcacagcaagatcccacaaatagcaaccTGATGATTATTGACTAATCTGGGGGGGGTTTAAGACTAATGGTTGTCGGATAAATATCGGCCAGGGAGACATTCATTGCTCCTCTCCAGAATGTCACCTCGGTTTAACATTGCATCTGAATGGCAGCAACTCCAACAGcacagcactcgctcagtgctgcactgggagtGTCAACCTGGATTATGCAAACTTAGAAAGGGATTTGAAGCACCAATGTTCCGACTCAGAGGCAAGAGGGTTAACCCATTCAGCCAGGGCTCCTTTGGGCAAGATCAGACTGTGATATTTTCTGTCGCACTGAAATCGTCAGCCAAGGTTCACTGGCTCAGTTCACACACAAAGAATAACTGTCTAGGCGAGAAAGTGAACTGTGGTTGCTACCAATGGAACCTAATGTGATAAAGTATCTTTAGAAAAGGAGGGAGTGCAAATTATCTCTGCTTCCTGTAGCACAGTGCCCTACATTCCACAGGGTAGTGGGGTGTGAATAATGTCTGAATTTGGGCAAGAAATAGGTAAACTGATAGCTTTAAAATATTGCAAAGCACTTTCAAAAGGTTGTTTCCTTCCTAGGTCCTGAGAAGTTGTGCCAGCTCGCCCAAGACCATCGAAGTCTTGTTCAATTCATATCAACAGATTCCCGTGACTGAGGAATGGATGGAGGCAGTCCCAGAGGAGCTATTTCAGGTAACAATTCATACACAGCTCTCTGATTAGACTGGTGAAAAGAAAGTCCAGGAATCttgcagcagagaaggaggccattctgcccatttttCCGATGCTGATTCTCTCAAGGAACTGCCCAACTTGCCTTTTGTGCTTGTTACATGTATAgaatttacagcacggaaacagaccCTTTGGCCTCACCTAATGGCTGTGGTTATGCTAATGAGCATCCTTCCGGCCTACTTTTGTGCACCCcaccagcatctccttctattcctttctcctcaATGCATTTATCCAGTTTCTCCTTGCAAGCTATTCAACTCAACTGCTCCTTGAGATCCACATTCACTCCATGCTCAGAGTAAAGAGGTTTCCCCTGTATTCCCTATTGGTTTTATTGGTGATTATCCTGATATTTACAGCTTCTAGTTTCAGACTCTCCTACAAGTGGATCCTTGTACTACATCTTCCATGTACTACTTCACTACATCTACCATGTTCATTTGAAAGACCTCTAACAGCTCACTTCTCGGTCTTCTCAAGAAAGTTGCTCTTCATTTATTGGCAGGGTTTTAATCTTATTCTAGATTGTGGGTTGTAGGAATGTACCTACCAGTGCTGATAGATGGAATGATCTATCGTAGCTTGCTCTTTTCCTCTTTCAGCCGAGGTGTTACACTGGCAACCCTCCAATTCTCTGGCATGACTCCTTATTGCTTTAGCTCCAATAGACATTTAATGAATGATGTAATTAATTGAGGTTTCCCCCTTTcattccttccatgtattgtaccccCATAGAAGGATGCCAATGTCAATCTGCTCCTGCATTGCTGTCAAcagcagagaatactgggtcatctTACACTtgggtcacacagtggttagcattgcagcctcacagcgccaggggcccaggttcaattccgaccttggatgactatctgcgtgaagtttgcactttcccacaatgtctgcgtgggtttcctccgggtactcccgttcccccccacagttcaaagaagtgcaggttaggtggattggccatgctaaattgcctctcagtgtcAACAGTTAGGAGggattatgaggatagggcaggggcagtggccctaggtagggtgctcattcagagggtcagtgcagactcgatgggctgagtaccctccttctgcaccgtagggagtctatgattctatgatcttgctCTCTccaatctcctctctctccctcccccactgcttccTCATGCAGCATCCTAAATTCCCTTTGTGAGGAATCATAGCCAATTGGATTTGGCTGGTACACCAGATAGCATTTATTTTCCCTTTTCTCCTGTCGAACCCTTTCAGGATTTTAAAATCTCGAAGCAGCCACCTTGAAGAGCATGGATACTAAGAAACAGAATTGGAGGTTGCTCTCTCCTCTCCTGGGAGTACCAATAAAGTGAAGTAGACTAATTAACAAGAGTACTAATCAAACAAATGGACAGCCCTTAAAGGGGCAATGTAATGAAAGACAAGAATGTAAAGAAAACTTATAGAATTAAATTAAAATGATGTTTCTGGGCTGATGAAGAACTTCAACCCCTGCAGTGCCCACTGGCCAGGGAAGGCCTCAGGCATACCAGTGGTACTGCACGCTCCCTCCACTGGGTGTGAATGTCGCCATGGAAGAGGGGCAGGCAGCCGGGCCGGATGAGTAGGTTGTTCGATGTGAGGTCTGGGCTGTTTTGGGGTACCCAGTGAGACACTGTGTTAATACTGCCTACATTCATCCCACAtagggggtgcgattctcccagccccacgctgggctggagaatcggcacaacctcaccacgccgccccgacgccagcgcgcgattctccgagatgcggagaatcggcaccatttgcgccgacgCATTTGGCGCGGCACTggtgccgggccgccgattctccggctcggatgggccgagcggccacgtggaaacggcagagtctagccgccgccgttcacccctgctcgcagctggcgggaactctacgtgaagggtgggggggggggcggcctatgggatggtgaaaagcgctccttcaccagggggggggggggctccgatggggtctggcccgcgatcggggcccaccgatcgacgggccggcctctcccccccgcacctactttgttgcgcggccggcccatgaacccccacgccatgttgcgtcggggccggcgcactgaagaagttccccgcgcacgttgccgcagcccaactgcgcatgcgcgggttggcgcagcgcccatttggtgccgggaagggaggctggagcagcgtgaaccgctccggcgccgtgctggccccctgtggaggccagaatcggtagtccctgcGCCCatttcgcaccatcgtgaaacgcgacggcgttcacgacgacgcgaacacttcgtctccatttcggagaatcacgcccagggtcTTAAGAGTCAACAGGGAGGGGCAATTTTTAATCACAAGTCTGGACTGGAAGCCAGCTCAAGTCCAGAAAGTCAAAAGACAGCGTGACAACCAATTGTGCTAACTTTCCATTCCACACGCAATCTGATTTTGCCATTGTGAAATCTATTGTTGGTGCACACCATATCCTGAATATCACTCGGGGTGGAATGGAGGAGGTTTTTAAAGCGTGTCCCAGAAAATGAAACTGACCAAAACACCCCAGAAGCCCTTCGATTAATTGAGAGTAAATATTAACTCTGCTGGTGTTTCTTTTCTCTGTCCTTAGCTGCACGGCCCATTCTACGAGTCCCTGTTTGCTTTGGCCTGCAGTCCTCGCTCCCTGCAACACCTGTGCCGCTTCGCTGCCAGGAAGCTGTTTGAAGCCCAGTGCCACACCGTCATCCCCAGGCTGCCAATTCCAAAAAGTTTGCGGGGATACCTACTCCTGGAACCAGAGAGCCTGGTATATTAAACCTTCTCCCGTCGTCTCATCAGCACAAAACATACCAAACGCAAAACATATAAAGGACCACCTGGAGTCTCCAACATTAAAATTGGGACTAAAAGAGTTAAAATAGGAAGTCAGGTTGTATAACTAGGCTCATATTTCCCTTGTATATTAGGTTATGAGGTGATCTAATTGAGATGTTTAAGATGATTAAGGGAGTTAATATTGTTAATAGAGAGAAACTATTCAGAACAAAAATTAAAGCAAGGGAAGAtaggtaaatggagttaagatacagagtaGCCATCAAGGACAGGCTTACGGGACAGTTtggcttttttaaaattcattcacgagatgtgggtgtcactggctgagccagcatttattgcccatccttaattgccctcaacCTCAGacagcatttaagaatcaaccacatcgctgagtcacatgtaagccagaccaggtaagaattggcagatttccttccctacaggcccATCTGGTTCTTACGACAAGAATTGtcaatggtttcacagtcatcattagaactttaattccagatttttattgcaatTCATTTATATccctatattgaattcaaatttcaccatctgccgtggtgggatttgaaccctattttgtcccctgggtctctggattgacaGTAGCAGGATAGCCATTCAGTCAAGGAGAAATCACAGTGGATGTTTTCCCTGCAGCTGAGGTTAAAGTACTATTCAAGTTGATTTAAGAGGGAGCTGTGTTGTGTGTTCAACCCTCCCGCTGTAGCTGGCATGGGAGGGTTTGATGTGGTCACTCAAGTGGCACATCTTCCCATTCAAGTGGAAAGAGGGAAATATGTTAACCTCAGCATTTGTCACTTCAACAaacatgaatgtaatgtgacaaatGACATGTTTGGGAGTATATGTACTGTAAGCAATATCTGTGCATGTATGTAGCATGTGGTTCAGAGCTGTCAAAATATCAGTATTAAAATGAATTTCCAATTTACATTATAAGTGTAGAACTTCATTTTGCATGATCACAAACACCGTAAGATTTTTAATCATGTGTTGTCTTAGTAAATATAGAGGGGGGAAATATATATTTTGTCTCCTTGTACTTTTAAACAAATTTCTGCTGAATATTTCATTGTTCTGTCTCACCAAAAGGAGAATCTGTCTGATTACAATGTTGTCATATTGCAATGAGTATTCGGGGTCCACCGGTGATCAAGCTATATCGGTGGTGAGTAACctgtggcacagtgggctaaacagctggcttgtaatgcagaacaatgccagcagcacgggttcaattcctgtaccggtctcGCCGAACAGGTgctggtatgtggcgactaggggcttttcacagtgacttcattgtgacaataagcaattattattattacatgcggCCCATAGGGGTTCTGAGTGCggtccacaagacattttgttgaccgttttcTGCTGATTTCCATCCGTGTAGTTTTTTccgaccggtatgactgaagtgatttacAAGTAAAGcctgggcaagtgaagtgaggtgcatgctgattcatCACAACATTGACTGCGAGAGCCCTGTCTCCCTCTGCCTCCAAACAAGTGTAAATACTTGTTTTATTTTTCACCACTTGAAGTTGATGACGgtactattaatatatgaatgattgagCATTTTCCATAACTTGCTATGAAATATTCGGTGGTATTAAATGCATTCAGTCTTATTCAAGGGTTCAAGTTAGTGAGCAAGCCCGATTTCAAAGTTGGGGCTCACTGAGATGAAGGCAGTCACTGACTACTGGCCTATGTTGCTGTCCATCGTGGCGTCCTTGCCATGCACTGCCAGCCCTGCAGAGGGCGATGAAGTTACAGGATGTCGAGTTGCTTCCAGGTGATCCTTTTAAACAGGCGCAGGCAGAAGAGAGCAAACAGATAATGCACTTTAGGGCGATTAAAGAATTTTCACAACctttacacatacacacatacagatttTCTTCATTCCTGTCATATTTCAATGGCCCATTGAAGTTATCAGGCTCTGCATTTAAACCTATGACACTTAACCTCATCGAAACTCTTAATTAAAACAAATTCCACTCTTTAAAGAACAGATTGACAAGACAACATAGCATATCGCTATATAGATATATAAATATAGGTATTTGGATATGTAATGCATGTGTGCACGATATATAAAATGTGCTTATACCACTTTTAAGTGATGGACATAGAGGAAAGGATTAGCTAAAAGTTTTGACTGGGCGGTGGCACTGAAAGGTGttacctcctcctccttctctcacAGCCACGGATCAGGAATGTGAGGTTACCCCTGTAGGAGTTCCGATATTAACGGCGAGGAGTCCCGATTTCAGTGAAAGAAAACGTGCCAGTGGGAGACAAGCTACAGGGGTAGAATTCCAATCCCCAGTCTGCATCCATTCTGAGCGTCTGGTTAAATACAGGTGTGACAACCCTGACTCCCCAGGTACAAGGTACACAGGGGCCAAAGGGCACGTCCCTCAGGCCAAGGTCGGGTCTGAGAGGGGATGTTAAAAAACAATTAATCCTGCTTTGAAAATGTGCGGCAAGGTCCCTGATCGTCGCCTCCTACAGCCTCACGGTCACTCGATATTTAAGTCACATCCACTGCTGCCTCCGAGGTCAGG
This genomic window from Scyliorhinus torazame isolate Kashiwa2021f chromosome 2, sScyTor2.1, whole genome shotgun sequence contains:
- the LOC140407835 gene encoding ankyrin repeat and SOCS box protein 18-like, whose translation is MKQRGPEAFHQVLSHGDLRLLKIMVSEYHEDVNLVFEVRSKEMEWQAEPVALGISGIWSLEYKQELTSPLCIIASHGYTECLQYLLQRGARPNMIVGTKSALHIACVKAHADCTEVLLEYGANPRLLTEEGLTPLHLCDTTQSFRCAKLLLKYRADVNQLTEENQESPLHIVARRGLHNHIHLYLRYGASVNILNVHQESPLGCACASAWQLEDQEGYLQVCKVLITHGANVNSVDNEKRSPLHKASRNASLQLVQLLLRHNADVNAIDYNGCSPLANVIQTAPFKEKLKPQCTVQTLLNHGSRRVWPAAFPKVLRSCASSPKTIEVLFNSYQQIPVTEEWMEAVPEELFQLHGPFYESLFALACSPRSLQHLCRFAARKLFEAQCHTVIPRLPIPKSLRGYLLLEPESLVY